From Neorhodopirellula lusitana, a single genomic window includes:
- a CDS encoding DUF2293 domain-containing protein, whose protein sequence is MTAPPLDQQTLVVAPGKDDKTVRLESGDFAQIPVGWELLPPGDAGVTRRVKAAGPTWTVKEKKGRRMFSKGLWAKADQIAKARESMEATRSTATYAKAKQAAKKKRDEKQEAYVEDFHGAVVKFLRFDDQYEAMARRFATAVTQHATPVGSGTVARTERIPIQRRAESAVIAWMRHQTTGYDDMKIARVKGERREVRRQLAEQSRKLLHKYRSGAPDAMKLCPLAKALRG, encoded by the coding sequence GATGACAAAACGGTTCGGCTGGAAAGTGGTGACTTTGCCCAGATTCCGGTGGGTTGGGAACTGCTGCCGCCTGGAGATGCGGGCGTGACCCGGCGTGTGAAGGCGGCCGGACCGACCTGGACGGTGAAGGAGAAGAAGGGGCGGCGGATGTTTTCCAAGGGGCTGTGGGCGAAGGCCGATCAAATCGCCAAGGCTCGTGAGTCGATGGAGGCAACTCGCTCGACGGCCACCTACGCGAAGGCGAAACAAGCGGCCAAGAAGAAGCGAGACGAGAAACAGGAAGCCTATGTGGAGGACTTCCACGGGGCGGTGGTGAAGTTCTTGAGATTCGATGATCAATACGAAGCCATGGCTCGGCGATTCGCGACCGCCGTAACACAGCACGCGACGCCGGTGGGCAGTGGCACGGTGGCTCGGACCGAACGGATTCCGATTCAGCGACGTGCGGAGTCGGCGGTGATCGCTTGGATGCGTCATCAAACCACCGGCTACGACGACATGAAGATCGCTCGAGTGAAAGGAGAACGCCGGGAGGTGCGGCGTCAACTCGCCGAGCAGTCCCGCAAGCTCCTGCACAAATACCGCAGCGGTGCCCCCGATGCAATGAAACTGTGTCCACTAGCGAAAGCACTTCGCGGTTAG